In Podospora pseudopauciseta strain CBS 411.78 chromosome 3, whole genome shotgun sequence, one genomic interval encodes:
- the DBP6 gene encoding ATP-dependent RNA helicase dbp6 (COG:A; EggNog:ENOG503NVF5; BUSCO:EOG09261EM7) gives MSTFFAPVSDLQPNKSLILQLFSDIANHFNDIWDFKYSNMYNRYIPPPKPKASRPSDIPVRPPPVYRDPEPEPLPQWSEYAEPAPVPVQTSSWLQPYAKRIDATAQPTKIVFGDDEPPAPSVPSSGPVDDTPKVATEEEEKTPKKSKSKKNKNSKGDEGGVEEKPKKRRRVEEEEQEDKEEDTPTVAEEAESTENIANEEQQDKRKPKREKKKKPKAEEPEEDDDAVRSRHKSVFEKVAKALQAQAPEDDKDKMDVDGAEPEQEEEPVVEHGLEPIPQPAPVAFDESKLTYETLPQWIASPIRVTESTTKSFEELKIAAEPAKVLQSKGFKEAFAVQTAVLPLLLPNPDRQGDVVVAAPTGSGKTLSYVLPMIQDISYGRITNLRALIVLPTRDLVQQVQQTCEACAAAFASNGGKRVKIGTAVGNKVFKEEQSAIVEKKARYGAAEDSHSMEALSSWTANENINPEDYASKVDVLICTPGRLVEHIKQTPGFTLDYVRWLVVDEADKLLAQDFQQWLNLVLDKLSVERRPSRRVFPKSNKKGVRKVILSATMTHDISMLNLLKLSRPKLVVLEGTKAGDQSLPPLLKEYAIKVREPSLKPLYLVDLLQSELLAAVPLVEKVAEEETASASESSDSDSDSDSDSDSDSGSDSGSDSGSSSSDSDSSSESEADEPKPKAKAPATKGKFASSALIFTKSNEAALRLSRLLAILIPGLAHLIGTLTSTTKTIRRTHTLRAFTQAKLRILVASDIASRGLDLPNLEHVINYDLPISETAYVHRVGRTARAGRAGAAWTLLEHSEARRFWRDFAGEGEGASTNILRTTPVERVRLDKKEENGVGEKEEGAKVEDFSEERVQAYERALAQLQHEATFSRGKKGKKEGR, from the coding sequence ATGTCGACTTTCTTTGCGCCCGTCTCCGATTTGCAGCCAAACAAGAGTCTGATTCTCCAGCTCTTTTCTGACATCGCGAACCATTTTAATGACATTTGGGATTTTAAATACTCCAACATGTACAACAGATACAttcccccaccaaaaccaaaggCGTCGCGCCCATCTGACATACCTGTGCGACCACCGCCCGTCTACCGAGATCCAGAGCCAGAGCCACTGCCGCAATGGTCGGAATATGCAGAGCCTGCCCCTGTGCCAGTACAGACTTCGTCATGGCTTCAGCCATACGCCAAGCGTATCGACGCTACAGCACAGCCAACCAAGATTGTATTCGGCGATGACGAGCCCCCAGCTCCCAGCGTGCCAAGCTCGGGCCCAGTAGACGACACACCCAAAGTGGCtaccgaagaggaggaaaagacaCCCAAGAAGTCAAagagcaaaaagaacaaaaatTCCAAGGGCGACGAGGGGGGGGTAGAGGAAAAGCCCAAGAAGCGGAGGAGGgtagaggaggaagagcaagaagacAAAGAGGAGGACACTCCAACTGTTGCCGAGGAAGCGGAGTCAACCGAGAATATCGCCAACgaagaacaacaagacaAGCGGAAACCAAaacgagaaaagaaaaagaagccaAAAGCCGAGGaaccagaagaagacgatgatGCGGTTCGGAGCAGGCATAAATCCGTGTTTGAGAAGGTCGCAAAAGCTCTCCAGGCGCAGGCTCCTGAAGATGACAAGGACAAGATGGATGTCGATGGTGCCGAGCCagagcaagaggaggagccagTCGTGGAGCACGGCCTCGAGCCGATCCCTCAGCCAGCACCAGTCGCTTTTGACGAGTCGAAATTGACGTACGAAACATTGCCGCAATGGATTGCCTCGCCAATTCGAGTTACAGAAAGTACGACGAAATCGTTCGAGGAGTTGAAGATTGCTGCCGAGCCAGCCAAGGTTCTTCAGTCCAAGGGGTTCAAGGAGGCTTTCGCGGTGCAGACTGCCGTGTTGCCGTTATTGTTGCCAAATCCCGACAGACAAGgagatgtggtggtggctgctccTACTGGTTCTGGAAAGACGTTGTCATATGTTCTGCCGATGATTCAGGACATTAGCTATGGCCGGATCACGAATCTCAGAGCGTTGATTGTGCTGCCGACTAGAGATCTTGTTCAGCAGGTACAGCAAACGTGTGAGGCATGCGCTGCTGCTTTTGCTTCAAATGGCGGGAAACGAGTCAAGATTGGGACAGCTGTGGGTAACAAGGTGTTCAAGGAGGAGCAATCGGCGATTGTGGAAAAGAAGGCGAGATATGGCGCGGCGGAAGATTCCCACTCGATGGAGGCGTTGTCAAGTTGGACTGCTAACGAAAATATCAACCCTGAGGACTATGCCTCCAAGGTTGATGTGCTTATCTGCACGCCTGGTCGTCTGGTGGAGCATATCAAGCAGACACCGGGATTTACACTGGACTACGTTCGTTGGTTAGTGGTCGATGAAGCCGACAAGCTGCTGGCGCAGGACTTTCAGCAGTGGCTGAATCTGGTATTGGACAAGCTGAGCGTGGAACGAAGACCATCACGGCGGGTGTTCCCAAAGTCCAACAAGAAGGGTGTGCGAAAGGTCATACTGAGTGCCACCATGACCCACGATATCAGCATGTTGAATCTGCTGAAGCTTTCAAGGCCAAAACTGGTTGTGCTGGAAGGCACCAAGGCTGGCGATCAGTCGTTGCCGCCTCTGCTTAAAGAGTATGCCATCAAGGTCCGCGAGCCAAGTCTTAAGCCGCTGTACTTGGTCGACTTGCTTCAGAGCGAGCTTTTGGCCGCTGTGCCCCTGGTTGAGAAAGTTGCGGAGGAAGAGACAGCATCTGCATCTGAGAGCAGTGACTCGGATTCTGATTCTGATTCTGATTCTGATTCCGACTCTGGCTCTGACTCTGGTTCCGACTCTGGTTCCAGCTCTTCCGACTCTGATTCATCCTCGGAGTCTGAAGCTGATGAGCCAAAACCAAAAGCCAAGGCACCGGCTACCAAGGGCAAATTCGCCAGCTCTgccctcatcttcaccaaatCCAACGAAGCCGCTCTCCGGCTTTCTCGCCTCTTGGCCATTTTGATACCTGGATTGGCGCATCTCATTGGCACCCTCACCTCAACCACTAAAACCATCCGTCGCACGCACACCTTACGAGCCTTCACGCAGGCCAAGCTCCGCATTCTTGTCGCCTCCGACATCGCCTCGCGTGGTCTCGATCTACCAAACCTGGAGCACGTCATCAACTAcgacctccccatcagcGAAACAGCCTACGTCCACCGCGTGGGTAGGACGGCCCGTGCTGGCAGGGCAGGTGCGGCTTGGACATTGTTGGAGCATTCCGAGGCTAGACGGTTCTGGAGAGATTTTGctggtgaaggagagggggctTCTACGAATATCTTACGCACCACGCCGGTTGAGAGGGTCCGTCTGGACAAAAAGGAGGAGaacggggttggggagaaggaggagggtgccaaggtggaggatttCAGTGAGGAGAGGGTGCAGGCTTATGAGAGGGCTTTGGCGCAGTTGCAGCATGAGGCTACGTTTtcgagggggaagaaggggaagaa